From one Trifolium pratense cultivar HEN17-A07 linkage group LG1, ARS_RC_1.1, whole genome shotgun sequence genomic stretch:
- the LOC123887052 gene encoding histone H3.3: MARTKQTARKSTGGKAPRKQLATKAARKSAPTTGGVKKPHRYRPGTVALREIRKYQKSTELLIRKLPFQRLVREIAQDFKTDLRFQSHAVLALQEAAEAYLVGLFEDTNLCAIHAKRVTIMPKDIQLARRIRGERA; encoded by the exons ATGGCTCGTACTAAGCAAACCGCTCGCAAATCCACCGGTGGCAAGGCTCCAAGGAAGCAACTCGCCACCAAG GCTGCTAGGAAATCTGCTCCAACTACTGGTGGAGTCAAGAAGCCACATCGTTACCGTCCTGGAACCGTTGCTCTTCg TGAGATCCGTAAGTACCAGAAGAGTACTGAACTTTTGATCCGTAAGCTTCCTTTCCAGCGTCTTGTTCGTGAAATTGCTCAAGATTTCAAG ACTGATCTGCGATTCCAGAGCCATGCTGTTCTTGCTCTTCAGGAAGCTGCTGAAGCTTACTTGGTTGGATTGTTTGAGGATACCAATTTGTGCGCAATTCATGCTAAGAGGGTGACGATCATGCCGAAGGATATTCAGCTTGCTCGCCGCATTCGTGGTGAACGTGCTTAG